The following nucleotide sequence is from Psychroflexus torquis ATCC 700755.
AAAGAGGTACTACAAAGCGGCACCTGATTAATAATTGCTGCGCCATCCACTAACCAGCCAATCGCACCCATATCTGCCCAAGTTAAAGTAGGGTAGTTAAATATGCTTGAATATTTTGCTTTACCAGAATGCAACTGCTCATAGAGTTCTTCTCTAGAAATTCCAAGGGTTTCACAAGCGGAATAAAGGTACAAACCATGACCTGCCTCATCTTGAACTTTAGCTAAAAGCGCTACTTTTCTCCTTAGAGACGGTGCACGTGAAATCCAATTTGCTTCTGGAAGCATTCCAACTATCTCAGAGTGGGCATGTTGGGAAATTTGACGGATATGTGTTTTTCTATATTTTTCTGGCATCCAGTCTTTTGGTTCAATCTTTCCATCACGAGCAATCTTAGCATCAAACATCTCTTCCAAACTTCGGATTTGGTCAGCATTAGCAATCTTCTTTTCTGTATGACTCATAGCGTTTAGTTTTTAAAATTCAATTTTACTTTATCCTTTTTTATAATATGCCGCTGTTCGGCTATCTAAGTTTTAGACATCAAAATCAACAGTAACCTTATCTGATGTTGGAACCGCTTGACAACTCAAAATATAATTTTGAGCTACTTCGTTTTTATCCAAGGCATAATTGACTTTCATCTCTGCTTGACCTTCCATCACTCTGCATTTACAGGTACTACACACACCACCCTTACAAGCGAAGGGCAAATCTGCTCCAGCTGCTAAAGCAGCATCTAAAATATTATCAAAGTCCTTGGTCATTGCAAAGTGAAACTCTTTCCCACCGTCTAAGATAGTAATTTGAGTGCCATCTATCCTTTTGGCCATTGCTGCTTCTGTACGCTTCTTATCTTCTTCAGAAAGGCCTGTTACAAAAAGTTCATAATGAATATGATCTTTACTTAACCCCAAGGTAGCCAATTCATCTCGGATCATAAAAATCATCTTCTCAGGTCCACAGATAAAAGTCTCATCGACTTGCTCAATATCAAAAACAGTATTGGCTAAAGTTTGGATTTTCTCTGGTGTAAATCTTCCGTTGAGAAGTTCTATATCCCTTTGTTCTCTCGTTAAAAAATAGAAAATTTCAACTCTTCCAAAATATCGATTTCGCAATTGTTCTATTTCTTCTTTAAATATAATAGATTTTGCATTCTTATTTAAATAAAACAGCTTGCAATTCGCTTTTGGCTCTTTGGCGAGGTGAGTTTTAAGCATTGACAAAACAGGCGTAATGCCACTACCAGCTGCAAAAAATAAAAAGGTTTTTTCTTTATGATCGTCCACCCCAACTCCAAATTCTCCACTCGGCGGCATGACTTCCAAAATATCATTAGCTTTCAACTCCTGGTTGACAAATGTTGAAAATTTACCTTCAAAAATTTGCTTAACGGCAACTTTCCATTCGTCATCCACAGGACTAGAACACAAGGAGTAAGACCGCCTGACGTCTTCTCCGTTGATATCTTTTTTTAAAGTTAGATGCTGACCCTGCTGGTATCTAAACTCATTCTTTAACTCTGCGGGAATATCGAAGGTCACTACTGAACACTCTTCAGTCTCCTTATAAACTTCTTTTACCTTAATCGGAAAAAAACTAGCCATTAATTATCAATTTATAAACAAAACTAACGATTGTTAGTTTATAAACAAAAAAATTGGTGTTAAAATTTAGAGTCTGTAAAGCATAAAACTATTTCAGGTACTCTACTTTGGCATCGATAGGAGATTTTCT
It contains:
- a CDS encoding 2Fe-2S iron-sulfur cluster-binding protein — its product is MASFFPIKVKEVYKETEECSVVTFDIPAELKNEFRYQQGQHLTLKKDINGEDVRRSYSLCSSPVDDEWKVAVKQIFEGKFSTFVNQELKANDILEVMPPSGEFGVGVDDHKEKTFLFFAAGSGITPVLSMLKTHLAKEPKANCKLFYLNKNAKSIIFKEEIEQLRNRYFGRVEIFYFLTREQRDIELLNGRFTPEKIQTLANTVFDIEQVDETFICGPEKMIFMIRDELATLGLSKDHIHYELFVTGLSEEDKKRTEAAMAKRIDGTQITILDGGKEFHFAMTKDFDNILDAALAAGADLPFACKGGVCSTCKCRVMEGQAEMKVNYALDKNEVAQNYILSCQAVPTSDKVTVDFDV